A portion of the Lampris incognitus isolate fLamInc1 chromosome 9, fLamInc1.hap2, whole genome shotgun sequence genome contains these proteins:
- the etsrp gene encoding ETS1-related protein: MARRLSADHHNNSMYWDTILKPADKNTQAERRDAKIKMEIYQSGFFTEDFRTQEVPAGFDFASYECPGEELSFSLDSKAAAQHHRTDLYGETQKATRLCDTKVNAGDSWLFNMDSYPEFNYWASYPNDGLTLDQSQTGFQESTQTYQTLIPQNGQFSPGMEDGNSPFLPGKGGNALQSETDQRYSCNPAELYDSDVQRQPSSFWPDYPSPSFAAALPHPTPSSCPSNHGPPSSEQYCPRVIKRKNTHSQRPEREGQMAGMSAYPGSGPIQLWQFLLELLLDSACRTFICWTGDGWEFKMSDPTEVAKRWGQCKNKPKMNYEKLSRGLRYYYHKNIIHKTAGKRYVYRFVCDVQGMLGKTAQEVLASLNVLPTGTEAWQRPAVPATTSDQHHTSETWLSK; encoded by the exons ATGGCGAGGAGGCTTTCGGCGGATCATCATAATAATAGTATGTACTGGGACACTATCCTCAAACCGGCGGACAAAAACACGCAAGCGGAAAGAAGAGACGCAAAAATAAAG ATGGAGATCTACCAGTCGGGGTTTTTCACGGAGGACTTCAGGACGCAGGAGGTGCCAGCGGGCTTTGACTTTGCATCCTACG AGTGCCCTGGCGAAGAACTGTCTTTCTCATTGGACAGCAAGGCGGCCGCACAACATCACCGGACAGACTTGTATGGAGAAACCCAGAAAGCAACTCGCCTGTGCGACACCAAAG TGAACGCTGGTGACTCCTGGCTCTTCAACATGGACTCGTATCCAGAGTTCAACTACTGGGCATCGTATCCAAATG atGGGCTAACCTTAGACCAGTCTCAGACAGGGTTCCAGGAGTCTACCCAGACTTACCAGACTCTGATACCCCAGAACGGTCAGTTCAGCCCGGGCATGGAGGATGGCAACAGCCCCTTCCTTCCGGGAAAGGGAGGAAATGCGTTACAGA GTGAAACGGATCAGCGGTATTCCTGTAACCCGGCAGAACTCTACGACTCGGACGTCCAGAGACAGCCGTCCTCCTTCTGGCCGGACTACCCATCGCCCAGTTTTGCTGCTGCCTTGCCCCACCCTACTCCTTCCTCGTGTCCCTCCAACCATGGGCCTCCGTCATCAGAGCAGTACTGCCCCCGTGTGATCAAacgcaaaaacacacactcccagAGGCCAGAGAGGGAAGGGCAGATGGCTGGAATGTCCGCCTACCCAG GCTCTGGGCCAATCCAGTTGTGGCAGTTCTTGCTGGAGCTGCTTCTCGACTCTGCCTGTCGCACCTTCATCTGCTGGACAGGAGATGGCTGGGAGTTTAAGATGTCTGACCCGACAGAG GTGGCCAAGCGCTGGGGCCAATGTAAGAACAAGCCCAAGATGAACTACGAGAAGCTGAGCCGCGGCCTGCGCTACTACTACCACAAGAACATCATCCACAAGACGGCGGGCAAGCGCTACGTCTACCGCTTCGTCTGCGACGTGCAGGGCATGCTGGGAAAGACGGCGCAGGAGGTGCTGGCCAGTCTGAACGTTTTGCCCACGGGCACAGAGGCCTGGCAGCGCCCCGCGGTGCCGGCCACGACATCGGATCAACACCACACCAGTGAGACGTGGTTGTCCAAGTAG